A stretch of Colletotrichum lupini chromosome 2, complete sequence DNA encodes these proteins:
- a CDS encoding asparagine synthetase, with the protein MCGITAIIQSGSPQSNSLERRADVQSKLTRSLSLLQHRGPDAEGAWINSDATVGLGHARLSIIDLSPTGLQLLHSEDEKVHVVVNGEIYDHVAIRGRCTAEFDYNFSGGATASTETPAKLLIASEIKGFLPMGWGPEWDVDVICSGAAVLGEGTLFKGVKKVLPGHWVRFGRDGSVTQHRYWDAEYVDKTVKETRSMDEMVDGVRERLVDAVRLRLQADVPVGIYLSGGLDSSIVAGITTQLVRERGVKLGNQDIKDRITCFSISFASDSQYNEYDIAERTEEWLDLNTVKKVMDEEELAKRFADFVYHTEHHHFGMNSVGKYALSELPRQQGIPIVLTGEGADEHFAGYLFLVSDFLREPDDALPLTELTKDTELREALNESAAAQLRSMYKGMGMFDHSRTEESTAFDSLAGLNVFMVQWRGFPSSDVFAPWVREKQNTLSVYEAILNSIPSDAQEKIRTRWHSLHSALYVFLKTSMANMVLTCLGDRSEMAYSIEARLPFLDHELAEYVNGLPPSVKMSYSKPEDSIGTNNDEKEKRKKVAPRSFFWENMAAVRDRIIDKKVLREAGRPFITDEIYHRKKHPYSSPWKWPVGGPVQRMFRGLLTKEAVECLGFVDFGSISRCLETAFGGSGDPAAFRKILVVGAWVVLSQKFGVKPARSQR; encoded by the exons ATGTGCGGGATAACAGCCATCATCCAATCCGGCAGTCCGCAGAGTAATTCATTGGAACGACGCGCCGATGTGCAAAGTAAACTAACACGAAGCCTATCTCTCCTTCAGCATCGAGGGCCAGACGCAGAAGGAGCATGGATAAACAGCGACGCTACCGTCG GTCTCGGCCACGCACGCCTCTCAATCATAGATCTTTCGCCAACGGGCCTTCAACTCTTGCACAGTGAAGACGAGAAAGTCCACGTCGTCGTGAACGGTGAGATCTACGACCACGTCGCAATCCGCGGTCGCTGCACCGCCGAGTTCGACTACAACTTCTCCGGGGGAGCGACAGCGAG TACCGAGACGCCGGCCAAGCTCTTGATCGCCTCGGAGATCAAGGGGTTTCTGCCCATGGGGTGGGGGCCCGAGTGGGACGTCGATGTCATCTGCAGCGGTGCGGCGGTTCTAGGCGAAGGTACGCTGTTCAAGGGAGTGAAGAAGGTGTTGCCGGGGCATTGGGTGCGGTTCGGTCGAGATGGGAGCGTGACGCAGCATCGGTATTGGGATGCCGAGTATGTGGATAAG ACCGTCAAAGAGACACGCAGTATGGATGAGATGGTCGACGGAGTTCGCGAGCGCTTAGTAGATGCCGTACGCCTCCGCCTCCAAGCCGATGTCCCCGTCGGCATCTATCTTTCAGGTGGTCTCGACTCGTCCATTGTGGCTGGTATAACAACGCAGCTCGTACGAGAAAGAGGAGTGAAGCTGGGGAACCAGGATATTAAAGATAGGATCACTTGCTTTAGCATCTCCTTTGCTTCTGATTCCCAGTATAACGAATACG ACATTGCAGAACGCACAGAAGAATGGCTAGACTTGAACACTGTGAAAAAAGTCATGGACGAGGAAGAACTAGCAAAGCGCTTCGCCGACTTCGTATACCACACCGAGCACCACCACTTCGGCATGAACAGCGTCGGGAAGTACGCCCTCTCAGAGCTACCTCGCCAGCAAGGGATCCCCATCGTGCTGACGGGTGAGGGGGCAGATGAGCACTTTGCAGGGTACCTGTTCCTAGTCTCCGACTTCCTACGTGAGCCCGACGATGCCTTGCCGTTGACGGAGCTAACGAAGGATACCGAGCTTCGGGAAGCGCTAAACGAGTCCGCCGCAGCGCAGTTGCGAAGCATGTACAAAGGGATGGGCATGTTTGATCACTCCCGAACGGAAGAAAGCACCGCCTTCGACTCTCTCGCAGGCTTGAACGTCTTCATGGTCCAATGGCGAGGCTTTCCCTCATCGGACGTGTTTGCCCCCTGGGTGAGAGAAAAACAGAACACACTCAGCGTCTACGAAGCGATCCTCAACTCCATCCCCTCAGACGCCCAGGAGAAGATTCGAACGCGCTGGCACAGCCTCCACTCGGCGCTGTACGTCTTCCTAAAGACCTCCATGGCGAACATGGTCTTGACCTGTCTGGGCGACAGGTCGGAGATGGCGTATAGTATCGAGGCGCGTCTCCCATTCCTGGACCACGAGCTGGCGGAGTACGTCAATGGGCTTCCGCCGAGCGTCAAGATGAGCTATAGTAAGCCCGAGGATTCCATAGGAACCAATAACGACGAGAAAGAGAAGAGAAAGAAAGTAGCGCCTCGGAGCTTCTTCTGGGAGAACATGGCCGCCGTCCGAGATCGCATCATTGACAAGAAGGTCCTGCGGGAGGCGGGGCGGCCGTTCATCACGGACGAGATCTACCACCGCAAGAAGCACCCGTACTCGTCCCCATGGAAGTGGCCCGTGGGAGGGCCGGTACAGCGAATGTTTAGGGGGTTGCTGACGAAAGAGGCGGTCGAATGCCTTGGCTTTGTCGACTTTGGGAGCATATCACGGTGTCTTGAGACTGCATTTGGTGGAAGCGGTGACCCCGCAGCGTTCAGGAAGATACTTGTCGTCGGTGCCTGGGTGGTTTTGAGTCAGAAATTTGGCGTGAAACCGGCCAGATCTCAGAGATAG
- a CDS encoding phosphatidylserine decarboxylase: MPGLPTATDEEVGFQPIPSNPYLKQPGSVPGSISRGSKSSWGSFMPPNTYEPVADEGIIHFNPIIILFMSLIPKDNLTKAVQSALGKIPEFMAKMGIEDADTFYKFANDMLKWTPTENVQAKDVYDILCLFYFILDQQPLLREQTLVHPSSVGLPLTPLSSWIVVFAQLIGLFMDTPASINEKTFQTFVDSPKYMIKEEALIPEGGFRTFNDFFSRHLKPGVRPIADQDDDRVITYPADCTYDNSLYNQSIVNVQDTGIIEIKGLPWTIGALLQGSEYADCFHGGVWMHAFLNTFNYHRQHAPVSGTVIEAKNIQGAAYLEVDQQCRPIRKLFVTAEDIEKDPNCRPEAPDSPGYQFLQTRGLVIIDNPVLGKVAVLPIGMAMVSSVKLSVRVGQKLQKGQEISTFLFGGSDIICVFEPRAKLTPEHFVPSPKDDYSRYGSVLAKAPGQGSNGTSNGYH; this comes from the coding sequence ATGCCGGGTCTCCCCACTGCCACTGACGAGGAAGTCGGCTTCCAGCCGATCCCGTCAAACCCCTACCTCAAGCAGCCGGGATCCGTTCCAGGCTCGATCTCCAGAGGCAGCAAGTCCTCGTGGGGTTCCTTCATGCCCCCCAACACCTACGAGCCCGTTGCAGACGAAGGAATCATCCACTTCAACCCCATCATCATCCTCTTCATGTCCCTTATTCCAAAGGACAACCTTACCAAGGCTGTTCAGTCGGCACTGGGGAAAATCCCAGAATTCATGGCGAAAATGGGCATCGAAGACGCAGACACATTCTACAAGTTTGCCAACGACATGCTCAAGTGGACTCCCACTGAGAACGTCCAGGCCAAGGATGTGTACGACATCCTGTGCCTGTTCTACTTCATCCTCGACCAGCAGCCGCTGCTGCGCGAGCAGACGCTCGTCCACCCGAGCTCGGTTGGGTTGCCGCTGACCCCGCTATCGAGCTGGATCGTGGTGTTTGCGCAGCTCATCGGGCTCTTCATGGACACGCCGGCGTCCATCAACGAGAAGACCTTCCAGACGTTTGTCGACTCGCCAAAGTACATGATCAAAGAAGAGGCACTCATCCCCGAAGGCGGCTTCCGCACCTTCAACGACTTCTTCTCCCGCCACCTCAAGCCGGGCGTGAGACCCATTGCGGATCAGGACGATGATAGGGTCATCACTTACCCTGCGGACTGCACCTACGACAATTCGCTCTACAACCAGAGCATCGTCAACGTTCAGGACACGGGTATCATTGAGATCAAGGGCCTCCCCTGGACCATCGGAGCCCTGCTCCAGGGCAGCGAGTATGCGGACTGTTTCCACGGGGGCGTCTGGATGCATGCCTTCTTGAACACGTTCAACTACCACCGGCAGCACGCGCCCGTCTCCGGGACAGTCATCGAGGCCAAGAACATCCAGGGAGCGGCGTACCTCGAAGTGGACCAACAGTGTCGTCCGATCCGCAAGCTCTTCGTGACGGCCGAGGACATTGAGAAGGACCCCAACTGCCGGCCTGAGGCGCCCGACTCCCCGGGCTACCAGTTCCTCCAGACGAGAGGCCTGGTAATCATTGACAATCCGGTGCTCGGCAAGGTGGCCGTGCTGCCGATTGGCATGGCCATGGTCTCGTCGGTCAAGCTATCGGTCCGCGTGGGACAGAAGCTGCAGAAGGGCCAGGAGATCTCGACGTTCTTGTTTGGCGGGTCGGACATCATCTGCGTGTTTGAGCCGCGTGCCAAGTTGACGCCTGAGCACTTTGTGCCGTCGCCCAAGGACGACTACTCGAGATACGGGAGTGTGTTGGCGAAGGCGCCTGGGCAGGGCTCGAATGGGACTTCGAATGGATACCACTGA
- a CDS encoding general alpha-glucoside permease, protein MCLDHQLLFLFATCSLYPSDHANLTCPRSHLAAFPVHPFTINTSCIRISFASLRQFICKFAPGSICHCQQSQDGAFGCRSPAVRYIAYGTAPHLPSPASNRIAWARIRNRPAPDSWSFSQGAVSSPANDAHSCHRSVIVRNRITLYQQPVFGGLVASSYLTARPSLKLAPLVGLSEIDFPNRFTSESRGRPMPSIAQSTESAPSNPKERGVRSERSPLLSSNNDDEGYFDHHAVLAAQQEDTQQTKSVWYLILLTISIGGLQIAWSVELSNGSPYLLSLGLSKSLMALVWIAGPLTGTLVQPYVGMLSDNCRLSWGKRKPFMVGGAIATIISLMFLAWTREIVGGIMSLFGADVESVAVKNTIICVAVVGIYVLDFAINTVQASIRAFIVDCAPAHQQEAANAMASRITGFGNIVGYIAGYINLPTYLWFLGDSQFKVLCAIASIALAATIAVSTTLIKERDPRLEGPPASGKPGVFSFFGKIFKSIKRLPPQIRRVCQVQLCAWVGFFPLLFYTSSYIGEIYVEPYLEANPHMTPEELDQLYERATRIGTFALLINSVVSLLTNVFLPFFVAPTYDSQPLGDLPGDSDSGEFGDEKASWLDRLQIPGFTLKRAWFASLILFSGAMFCTVIVRTVEAATALIGLVGITWAMTLWAPWAIISAEISRRDAKIRQRKQRQFSPSRGDGPASPSTVDSTADSDQTDLSDSEEADQAGVILGIHNMAIAAPQIIATVGSSIIFRIWQKPRGTPGDHSIAIVLALGGIAVLISSFFVASIKESASLPADAMVAAEEGDPATPGIRPGTGRSRNKSYEHLPRASIKRATLTRNKSFGGAEY, encoded by the exons ATGTGTCTCGACCATCAGTTGCTCTTCCTTTTCGCCACGTGCAGTCTTTATCCATCCGACCACGCCAACCTAACCTGCCCGAGGTCGCATTTAGCTGCTTTCCCCGTCCA CCCGTTCACCATCAACACCAGTTGTATTCGTATCTCATTCGCCTCTCTCCGCCAGTTCATCTGCAAATTCGCCCCTGGTTCTATCTGCCACTGCCAGCAGTCCCAAGACGGTGCATTTGGCTGCCGCTCTCCCGCTGTCCGCTACATTGCTT ACGGTACAGCTCCTCATTTGCCCTCGCCTGCATCGAACCGCATAGCCTGGGCTCGAATCAGGAACCGACCTGCACCAGACAGTTGGTCATTCAGCCAGGGCGCAGTTTCCAGCCCAGCGAATGACGCACACTCCTGCCACCGCTCTGTCATCGTCAGAAATCGAATCACCTTGTACCAGCAGCCCGTGTTCGGGGGTCTCGTGGCATCCTCCTACTTGACCGC CCGACCCAGTCTAAAG CTTGCCCCGCTAGTGGGCCTGTCCGAAATCGACTTTCCGAATCGCTTCACTTCCGAGTC GAGGGGCCGTCCGATGCCATCAATCGCCCAGAGCACCGAATCTGCACCGTCGAATCCCAAGGAGAGAGGCGTACGCAGTGAGCGATCGCCGCTGCTCTCCTCCAACAACGACGATGAAGGCTACTTTGATCATCATGCGGTACTGGCAGCGCAGCAGGAAGATACACAGCAAACCAAGAGCGTATGGTACCTGATTCTCCTGACCATTAGTATCGGTGGTTTGCAAATCGCCTGGTCTGTCGAGTTGTCCAATGGGTCTCCCTATTTGCTATCCCTTGGATTGAGCAAGTCGCTGATGGCCCTGGTGTGGATTGCTGGCCCGCTTACCGGCACCTTGGTTCAGCCCTATGTCGGTATGCTCAGCGACAATTGCCGACTCTCGTGGGGCAAGCGGAAACCCTTCATGGTTGGCGGGGCTATCGCGACTATCATCTCTCTAATGTTCCTGGCATGGACTAGAGAAATTGTAGGTGGTATCATGAGCCTCTTTGGCGCTGATGTCGAATCTGTCGCCGTCAAGAACACCATTATTTGTGTGGCCGTGGTGGGCATTTACGTCCTCGATTTCGCCATCAACACCGTGCAGGCTTCTATTCGAGCTTTCATCGTGGACTGTGCTCCGGCTCACCAGCAAGAAGCTGCCAACGCCATGGCGAGTCGCATCACCGGTTTCGGAAACATTGTCGGCTACATTGCTGGCTACATCAACCTCCCTACGTACCTTTGGTTTCTGGGTGACAGCCAGTTCAAGGTGCTATGCGCCATCGCCAGCATTGCCCTTGCGGCGACTATTGCAGTGAGCACCACGTTGATCAAGGAGCGCGACCCTCGACTGGAAGGCCCGCCAGCTTCGGGCAAGCCTGGTGTATTCTCCTTCTTCGGCAAAATCTTTAAATCAATCAAGCGTCTGCCGCCTCAGATCAGGAGGGTTTGCCAAGTCCAATTATGCGCATGGGTCGGCTTTTTCCCGCTTCTTTTCTACACCTCCTCGTATATTGGTGAGATTTATGTTGAGCCGTACCTGGAGGCTAACCCCCACATGACGCCGGAGGAACTCGATCAGCTATACGAAAGAGCAACTCGTATCGGAACCTTTGCTCTGCTCATCAATTCCGTCGTCAGCTTGCTTACGAACGTCTTTCTCCCCTTTTTCGTCGCACCCACCTACGACAGTCAACCACTTGGTGATCTCCCAGGAGACAGTGACAGTGGAGAGTTCGGTGATGAAAAGGCGTCTTGGTTGGATCGCCTGCAGATCCCCGGGTTCACCCTAAAGCGGGCTTGGTTTGCATCTCTGATTCTCTTCTCGGGCGCCATGTTCTGCACCGTCATTGTTCGTACGGTAGAAGCAGCCACGGCCTTGATCGGTTTGGTCGGAATTACCTGGGCAATGACACTTTGGGCACCCTGGGCCATCATCAGCGCTGAGATCAGCCGGAGGGATGCAAAGATTCGCCAGAGAAAGCAACGGCAATTCAGCCCCAGCAGAGGCGATGGCCCGGCGTCGCCCTCCACCGTCGACTCTACCGCCGACTCAGACCAGACCGATTTGAGCGACAGTGAGGAGGCAGACCAGGCCGGCGTCATTTTGGGCATTCACAACATGGCCATCGCTGCGCCCCAAATCATTGCCACCGTCGGATCCAGCATCATCTTCAGAATTTGGCAGAAGCCTCGCGGTACTCCAGGCGATCACTCCATCGCTATCGTATTGGCCCTCGGCGGTATCGCTGTGCTTATCTCTTCCTTCTTCGTTGCGAGCATCAAGGAAAGCGCCTCCTTGCCAGCAGACGCCATGGTCGCGGCCGAGGAGGGTGATCCTGCCACTCCCGGAATCCGTCCCGGCACGGGTCGCAGCCGCAATAAGAGCTACGAGCATCTCCCGCGAGCCAGTATCAAGCGTGCGACCCTCACAAGGAACAAGAGTTTTGGTGGTGCCGAGTATTAA
- a CDS encoding sodium/hydrogen exchanger 3, whose amino-acid sequence MISATDIAGTALRLVQRAAEEGDPEGSDGSQKEIFAAWALFISIMLLITAFLTSYFLQERKIEAVHETVISIFAGMTVGLLLLVTSGDSIRNLISFDYQIFFNLLLPPIILASGYELHQANFFRNMGTILTFAFAGTFLSAVVIGLILWLYALTGVESISMSFVDAISVGATLSATDPVTILAIFNSYKVDPKLYTIIFGESILNDAIAIVIFETAQKYKKGDASKLGFLSFFEGIGIFLIVFFGSLLIGVLVGVMTALLLKLTYIRRYPKNESCLVVLIAYATYFFSHGIHMSGIVSLLFCGITLKHYAYFNMSRRTQLTTKFIFQILAQLSENFIFIYLGLALFTDNALQFRPLLIIITVCAVCAARWVAVFPLSRLINWVIRYRARRRGGGEVSDELPYNYQAMLFWAGLRGAVGVALAALLTGENSYALKATVLVVVVLTVIIFGGTTARMLEIQGIRTGVVDEIDSDDEFDIESFNGGQYVKRNSTGIGYNPRRNGSLSLDNISSRNGARPTVGSERSSYVSGSHSPNPVKRQSSLSRKNSEIERSDLLGRSGNTTDSDLGSDIDTSDLPPPARRDPRRTSPMVTPGASQATGSSAGGLLAQTEPAAGTSVAPHHVSATTAIRQLFSHGAKDAAGLFRQLDEDYIKPTLLLDGNTRGNGSGSGPGAV is encoded by the exons ATGATATCCGCGACGGATATTGCGGGAACGGCCTTGCGCCTTGTCC AACGTGCCGCCGAAGAGGGCGACCCTGAAG GCTCCGATGGCTCACAGAAGGAGATCTTCGCCGCATGGGCGCTATTCATTTCCATCATGCTACTTATTACAGCCTTCTTGACGAGCTACTTCCTCCAAGAGAGGAAGATTGAGGCCGTCCACGAGACGGTCATCTCCATCTTTGCAG GAATGACTGTGGGACTGCTCTTGCTCGTGACCTCTGGCGATTCGATCCGAAACCTCATTAGCTTCGACTACCAAATCTTCTTCAACCTACTACTACCACCGATCATCCTTGCTTCCGGTTACGAGTTACACCAGGCCAATTTCTTTAGGAATATGGGCACCATCCTGACGTTCGCTTTTGCCGGAACCTTTCTGTCAGCTGTCGTCATCGGCCTCATTCTATGGCTCTATGCATTGACAGGAGTCGAGTCCATAAGCATGTCCTTCGTCGACGCCATCTCTGTGGGCGCGACCCTGTCGGCCACCGATCCTGTCACTATCTTGGCCATCTTCAACTCATACAAGGTGGACCCCAAGTTGTATACCATCATCTTTGGCGAATCGATCCTCAACGACGCCATTGCTATTGTTATTTTCGAGACGGCGCAAAAGTACAAGAAAGGCGATGCCTCCAAGCTCGGCTTTTTGAGCTTCTTCGAGGGTATCGGCATCTTCTTGATCGTCTTCTTTGGAAGTTTGTTGATTGGTGTGCTCGTTGGAGTTATGACGGCATTGCTTTTGAAACTCACCTACATTCGACGATACCCCAAGAACGAGAGTTGTCTAGTTGTGTTGATCGCGTATGCTACCTACTTCTTCTCGCATGGCATCCACATGTCTG GCATTGTCTCATTGCTATTCTGCGGTATAACGCTGAAACATTACGCTTATTTCAACATGTCTCGTCGGACCCAGCTTACGACCAAGTTCATCTTCCAGATCCTTGCGCAGCTGTCAGAGAACTTCATCTTCATTTATCTTGGTCTAGCGCTGTTCACAGATAATGCGCTGCAGTTCCGACCGCTACTGATCATCATTACTGTTTGCGCTGTTTGCGCTGCTCGCTGGGTAGCGGTATTCCCCCTGTCTCGCCTCATCAACTGGGTCATTCGCTACAGGGCTCGCCGAAGGGGCGGAGGAGAGGTGAGCGATGAGTTGCCCTACAACTATCAGGCGATGCTTTTCTGGGCTGGTTTGCGTGGGGCTGTCGGGGTCGCTCTTGCTGCACTTCTTACTGGCGAAAACTCTTACGCGCTCAAGGCTACCGTCCTGGTGGTTGTGGTGCTAACGGTCATCATCTTTGGCGGCACCACGGCGCGTATGCTGGAGATCCAAGGAATCCGCACCGGGGTCGTCGATGAGATTGACAGTGACGACGAATTCGACATTGAGTCGTTTAACGGCGGACAATATGTCAAGCGCAATAGCACCGGCATCGGATATAATCCTAGGCGGAACGGCAGCCTGTCGCTGGACAACATTTCCTCGCGCAACGGCGCTCGGCCAACGGTGGGATCAGAACGCAGCAGCTATGTCTCGGGCTCGCACTCGCCGAACCCGGTCAAGAGACAATCGAGTCTCAGTCGCAAGAATTCTGAGATCGAGAGGTCTGATCTGCTGGGACGGAGCGGCAACACGACGGACTCGGACCTAGGAAGCGATATCGACACGTCGGACCTCCCGCCCCCAGCCCGTCGGGACCCGCGTCGCACAAGCCCAATGGTCACGCCTGGAGCCTCGCAGGCGACCGGATCTTCTGCCGGTGGTCTCCTCGCGCAGACCGAGCCTGCCGCCGGAACTTCGGTGGCGCCTCACCACGTTTCAGCGACGACTGCCATCAGACAGCTCTTCAGCCACGGGGCCAAGGACGCGGCGGGTCTGTTCAGGCAGCTGGACGAGGATTACATCAAGCCGACGTTACTGCTTGACGGCAACACCCGCGGCAATGGCTCTGGCTCCGGGCCGGGTGCGGTCTAG
- a CDS encoding snf5/smarcb1/ini1, whose translation MAAPPSTSTPTAAGATASSSASTSASAANDHDGTPRSATAKALPVRDKDSFNKLQVERYVTRDWHYSVAMKDAQERFEKDMQQTRDKIDDYNLIKTQRLYFPPSKLYGEGYRGYGNGYTDIDPRMRAPFPAQVIYPSQKPRPGKRQSHPLRWKKRELKKQAEQHEELVPIRIDVDWEKIKLRDTFTWNLHDRVIPGELFAQHLVEDLGIPLDAQHKPVLDQVTLQMRDQLNDFYPLVFSEEDALDPELPYSAYKNDEMRILIKLNVTIGGVTLVDQFEWDINNPLNSPEEFAASMTRDMSLSGEFTTAIAHCIREQCQLFTRSLYSVGHPFDGRPVEDPDLIAAFLPSPLPSVFRPQQQAKEYAPYLYELSDADLERNEVIFSREQRRQKRSINRRGGPQLPDLKERQRTIRTLLVSSVLPGAAPNMEESTLYKRVAGAPPTTRKRPGARDGEVSDSDDSEDSGPDSPGVSQLGGTARTRGLRGAASAAQQRITNLGRSETPEASIVHHHETRRNLGRSLPHTRDETEEPTQLIVTLKVGKDKLRRLLQNPRARFTPSGSQTPSTPAHTRIPSAAAAAATSMPPPSTPASNGQALPAQLGTPLPQGQIGRQPAPPPVAGQPPPPAQTYTFDNFEGMMKYSAINPDTEMPISVPAGSQPPEGARWMFLPRIRCLDCPGKLYTPGPEMTAGNFEVHLRNKQHRQKVDAREGRDTSAGTT comes from the exons ATGGCCGCGCCGCCATCCACGTCCACGCCTACTGCGGCTGGCGCGACAGCCTCGTCCTCGGCATCAACCTCCGCGTCCGCTGCCAACGATCACGATGGCACTCCTCGCTCCGCCACTGCCAAGGCTCTCCCCGTACGAGACAAGGACTCCTTCAACAAGTTGCAGGTAGAGCGCTACGTGACGCGCGACTGGCACTACTCTGTCGCGATGAAGGACGCTCAGGAACGGTTCGAGAAGGACATGCAACAGACGAGAGACAAGATTGATGACTACAACCTCATCAAAACCCAACGCCTATATTTTCCTCCGAGCAAACTGTACGGCGAAGGATATCGTGGCTACGGCAACGGCTATACCGACATCGATCCCCGCATGCGAGCGCCCTTTCCTGCCCAAGTCATCTATCCGAGCCAGAAGCCGCGGCCGGGGAAGCGCCAGTCGCATCCGCTCAGGTGGAAAAAGAGAGAGTTGAAGAAGCAGGCGGAGCAACATGAGGAGCTCGTGCCGATACGCATAGACGTTGACTGGGAAAAGATAAAGCTTCGCGACACCTTCACATGGAACCTCCACGACAGGGTTATTCCAGGCGAGCTCTTTGCGCAGCACCTTGTTGAGGATCTGGGCATCCCTCTAGACGCACAGCACAAACCCGTCTTGGATCAGGTCACGTTACAAATGCGCGACCAGCTCAACGACTTCTACCCCCTAGTCTTCTCCGAAGAAGACGCGCTCGACCCGGAGCTGCCATATTCTGCTTATAAGAATGACGAGATGAGGATATTGATCAAGCTCAACGTTACCATTGGCGGCGTGACCTTGGTCGACCAGTTTGAGTGGGATATCAATAATCCACTCAACTCCCCAGAGGAATTTGCCGCCTCAATGACTCGCGACATGTCACTGTCCGGCGAGTTCACCACCGCAATTGCTCACTGCATTCGGGAGCAGTGCCAACTCTTCACTCGGAGTCTGTACAGCGTTGGACATCCCTTCGACGGCAGACCGGTCGAAGACCCCGATCTCATTGCCGCCTTCCTGCCGTCTCCGCTGCCATCCGTATTCAGACCGCAGCAGCAGGCGAAGGAGTATGCGCCgtatctttacgagctcagTGATGCCGACTTGGAACGCAATGAGGTCATCTTCTCTCGGGAACAGAGACGGCAGAAGCGATCTATTAACCGACGTGGTGGCCCTCAACTGCCGGACCTCAAGGAACGGCAGCGGACAATCAGGACGCTCCTCGTCTCGTCCGTGCTTCCAGGTGCTGCGCCTAATATGGAAGAGAGCACGTTGTACAAGCGTGTGGCCGGCGCGCCACCCACCACCCGGAAGAGGCCAGGAGCACGCGATGGCGAGGTTTCCGATTCCGACGATAGTGAAGACTCAGGACCGGACTCGCCAGGCGTGTCTCAGCTTGGCGGCACGGCCAGGACGAGAGGTCTTCGGGGCGCCGCGAGTGCTGCTCAGCAACGCATCACGAATCTCGGCCGCTCCGAAACGCCTGAAGCGAGCATCGTCCATCATCACGAGACTCGCAGAAACCTTGGCCGCTCCCTTCCCCATACTCGCGATGAGACTGAAGAGCCTACACAACTTATTGTCACACTGAAGGTTGGCAAGGACAAGCTGAGGAGACTTCTCCAGAACCCAAGAGCGAGGTTCACTCCGAGTGGCTCTCAGACACCGTCAACACCCGCACACACTCGCATACCTAGCGCGGCCGCGGCTGCAGCAACCTCCATGCCTCCGCCGTCTACGCCGGCCTCGAATGGCCAGGCTCTTCCTGCTCAACTTGGCACTCCTCTGCCTCAAGGCCAGATTGGTCGACAACCTGCTCCGCCGCCTGTTGCCGGTCAACCGCCACCACCTGCT CAAACGTACACCTTTGATAACTTTGAGGGCATGATGAAGTACTCAGCCATCAATCCTGACACAGAGATGCCGATATCAGTACCAGCAGGGTCACAGCCTCCCGAAGGCGCCAGATGGATGTTCCTCCCCCGTATCCGTTGTCTTGACTGCCCAGGCAAGCTGTACACACCTGGGCCGGAAATGACGGCAGGCAACTTCGAGGTTCACTTGCGCAATAAGCAACATCGTCAAAAGGTGGATGCTAGAGAAGGCAGAGACACGTCAGCTGGAACGACTTAA